The sequence below is a genomic window from Cygnus atratus isolate AKBS03 ecotype Queensland, Australia chromosome 4, CAtr_DNAZoo_HiC_assembly, whole genome shotgun sequence.
ACTCCTCCctcatctccttccttcctgtcaTGCAAGGCTGGAACGAGATCCCCGGGGTGGATTTTGATGCAGGCACAGAGTGCATCTTCGTCACCAACTGGATTTTCGCCATTGTGGCTTCCGCTCTTGCGTTTTTCGTCCCCTTCATGGTCATGTGCAGCATGTACTTCTTCATCTACCGCGCGTCACGGCTCAAGGCCACCCGTATCATGTCTCAGACCCTGGAGCTCCACTACCACCCCAACAGCAAGCGGCAGAAccacctgcagctggagaacAAGGCCACGCGGACCATTAGCATCATCATTTCTGTCTTcgtgctctgctggctgccgTACTTTGTCCTGAACGTCTGGCTGGCTGCCCGGGGCACCCACTCCGCTAGCACTGTCCTGGTGGACACCTTCAAGGTCATCACTTGGTTAGGGTACTGCAACTCCACCATCAACCCGATGCTCTACGCCTTCCTCAACAGGGACTTCCAGCGGGCCCTGAAGAAGCTGCTCATTTGCAGGCCCAGGTCTCAGGTGGACATTGGGGAGGACATGGTTTCCATAGCCACCTTTTCCAGGACTGCTCCCGACCTGGAATATAGCATCACCGTGCCGGTGCCCAATGGGGTCCTGAAGGGCAAGCCCAAGCAGTAGGGGCTCAGAGTTGGTTGCTAAAGGTGGTGGTGTAGAAAGTGCAAGAGCACGTCCTCGTGGAAAAGTGCATGGCTGGAAAATGGGGGATGGAGGGGCTGAAATATTACAGCTGGGGGCATATGACAAcgatgcatttctttcttttccaccGTTTTATGAACAAAGAGGAATTTGTTATAGCTAACAGAGCTCATTCTTTCCtgggtaattatttttttaatgagtatttCCTAATACGAATCCAATCGTCAtgctggggaaaagaaatcagtagAATAATGTGACTTTGTCTTACTGTATGCACATCCTGGTGATCTACAGCTCAAGTTGTGACGGTATTTCTTCCTGATCGAGCCCCTGTAGCTCTCATCTTGCAGTTTACCTTATAAACGTGACCAGGTGTACTAAGTACACTGTTGTTCTGTGAACGGGAGGTGGCAGGAAGGATCTGGTCAAGCTGCTCACTCTCCGCAGCCAGGGCTGTCTGCACAGGTTTCAGCTTGTTCACTCACTTCTGAAATACAGGTTTAGGGCTTTCCCATTTTGGCCTTGGTGATCGACAGGCTGGGATTGgttcagcagcaggcagaaagaaatactCGCTGTGCATCGCCTCTGTGACTACTGTTTGTAAGATCTGAGACCAGTGCTTCAGGGGCTTTACTGTGAATTAGCTGCAAGTCTCCTTATTAATTCTGGAAGGGAACATCCCTCGTGTCAGATGCCAGGAGGTGAGCGAGGAGACTTGCTGAAACATTTCTCTGTGACAGCTAGAGCACCCAATGGCCCCGGAGCTCAGTGGCAGTTACAGGTGACCGACACAAGGCGCGCAGCAGAGGACTTGTTACTCGCCTGTGTGCTTTGTGCAGCGATGCCAGGAGGGGAGCTGTACGGTATTGCTGCACCAAACACCCATAAAAATGATGATAAACAGCCTTTACCACCAAAATTCAACCCACTCTGTATGGACTTTGAGCAGAGGGTATAGAACAGCGGGGTGCAAATCTTGGTCGAGCCTGTTCCAAACTTATACAGGGCATGATGAGAGTGGGGGATGAGAAGCTCGATGTGAGCTGGCAATGGGCACTTGCAGCTGAGAAagccaaccgtgtcctgggtgcaccaaaagcagcgtggcagcagggtgagagaggggattgtccccctctgctctgatCTCatgagacctcacctggagcctgcgttcagctctgggggcccagcacaagaagaataTGGATCTAGAACAAGTCCAGCGAAGGCCAAGAAGATGATCAGcgggctggagcacctctcctatggagccaggctgggggaggtggggttgttcagcctggagaagagaaggccccagggagacctcacagcggccttccaggacctaaagggggctgcaggaaagctggggagggactctttgtcaggggtgtggtgataggacaagggggaatggctttcaactgaaagaggggagatgtaggttagatataaggaagaaattctttaccatgagggtggtggggcactgAACAGGCTACCCCGAGGAGCTATGGATAATACCCCATCCCttgaggtgctcaaggccaggctggatggggctctggggaacctgggctgctgggaggtgtccctgcccatggcaggggggctggaattagattatctttaaggtcccttccaacccaaaccattctgtgattctacagcTGTTCTTACTGCTCTGAGTGCTTATCTGGCCTTCAGACAACACTGGCTCCCTGCAGAAGGGCCACAGAGAACCTCATTGAAGGAGGACCCTGGAAAGGCAGACCTGCACCTGAGTGTCACTGTAGGATCATAAATAACATTGGGTAAAATAGGCGCCAACCCTCCCACGAACAGAGATACAGTGAAGTCCCGAGCACTAGTGACTGCTCAGATAACAGCCATTTCTCTCCCCACCCTGTTTCTGGTGTGGTCTTACACTGGTTTATGTGAGAGTCACTGCACTGCAAGCCTGCTCTTGGACCCCTCTCTTCTGTGGGCATGAAACTCTGCAGGGATGGTTTccaaaaagttttcaaaaaggctttttctgAGCACTGGTACAGGTGAGGCTTCTGCATCTTGGGAAGCTGTGCACACAGCAGAGAGACACAGGCTGGTACAAGGCCTGCCACCAGGACTGCAGCTTGACCAGTGCAGCCTGGGATCTCAGGAAGGGTTGGTAAGCTGCTGCTATTGTCTGTAGGTAGCTGAGAAGAAGCCTGCCTTCACTGCTTTCCGTTCCCTTTCCGTTCCAGTACGCAAGCACACAGGGATACGCACATTAGACCCCAGGCCTTTGTTCTTTCAGTCACTGCTGACCCTTTGGTCTGAAGAAGAGCATCCTGCAGGACAGGGAAGGAACAGAGAAGCACAGCATAGTTAGAGGTCTGACAAAGATAGAAAACAGCACTGGAAGTTGGAACAGCATTGGAAGTCTGCGTAGCCTGGTTCTGAAGAGCTGGTGAAATAGTCCCAGTGCTTATGGGAGTTCTGCAGCCCAGGTAGGCATTGTATAGCACAGGTATAAAGGTGTCCTTTTACCCCACACTGGTGGGGCTCagcaagcagagctgccagAGGCAGGGGAACGAGGGCTCGCTTCAATACCCAAGTTCTGAAACACTTTGGTCAcggaaaagatttttttggtcAAAGCATTGAGGGACCCTGGAACAAGCAACTACTTAAATCCAGCAGAGGTACACCAAGTAAGAAGATAGCTCATTCCTTACCTTCTGCTCCCCATTGGTATTCACTGACCTGGTGGAGAAAAGGTACAGAAGCACCCAGAGCTTCACCCAGTTAAATGTGGACACTTAACTGTGCATCTATAACTGACATTAAAAACTTGGAAATACAAGGGAAGAtgacagttttctgttttgaagcagCTAAACTTGATAAAATCCTAGTTTTGACCAAATATTCACTACAGCATTCTGGCTTCAGCTGGACAAGCCAGCATCCAGGACAGAGGCATCAGAGAGCACAGTGGAGAAAATCTTTGCAAGCCACTCTTGGCTTACTCCAAGTGTCATCTGGCTTAATTCTAGTCGCAGTATCATACCACAGTACAGTGATCCCCAGAAGGAGCTGAAGTAGCTGAAGTCAAATTTAAGAAACTGATTTCAAGAACTACAACTTCAAAACTAAACCTGAAAACTACTGTAGAaccagaaaaatgcatttaggCAAAAATCGTTCTAATAGCATAAGAGTTATCCCACTGTTAACACTTGAGAGATTACCTCCAGGACTCCATAATCCACACATCTCCGTTTAGGACAACTCCGTTCCCTTCTCCAGCCAGCATCTCACTTCCAAGCACCATATACATCTTTATACATCATCACATGCACTGTGGCAAGTACAGGACTGGAGAGCAAAGCCAGTTACAGAAACCAACAGCCTGTCCCTGTTCCAACTGCACGAGGCTGccacctgcagcaggcacaATGCAGGTTTTCAACAGAAGcaactactgtttttttttttaaataaaaagtttattaaaTCATTTAGACTTGAAAGAAGTCACAATAATTAATGCACTCAACAATTATAGCAAGTGCATTCTGTACACCACCAACCCAAATGGAttgattctgtattttataaataaaatttaacatatttacaatgaaaaataaaagcatggcATTAGGCAGTTAAATTAGCAGATTACACAAATGCCTAccagttgatttttttaaaaagtacaaatCTACAAGATTACATACGACACGTATGACTTCATTAGGTTTAAATTGTCAGAATCACAACATTTTCGTACATAATTTTCACTATGGCTCTTCCAACCATTGCCTATGAGCCCTCTTTTAATGGCTAAaagctccttttccttccctacGGTTTTATCTGTATAAAATGCATTCCCTAAGACCTACTATAGTGCAGAAACATGAGAAAAGTTTCCTCTAATGACTGGCTATGGAAAGTGACAGTATGTACAGCtgtggtcattttttttttgctttaaaaatagtgcAGATTCCTAGTTTACCCACCAGGGACAAAAATggagtcatttttttcctccaaaatcaTCTTCATTTCACTGAAGAGCAAGTGATTCGGATATACACTCACTAGGCTTAGAGACTGTAATTtgctatataaaaatacagtattttaattctatttacATGTTACAGATCTCTCACTTACCCAGCAAGCTGACATTTACAAgcttcaaaaaaacaaaatacacgaaaacccccaaaaaacccaacaaccccccaaaaaagataATGGAGTACAACATTGGTAAGCGCAGTAGCTGGACCCATCCACCTAGGAGAGTTAAGGTAAGAAAAATGGAATGTGAGAAGTGTGGTTACTGGCTTTTGTTGGCTgtcaaagtaaacaaaaaatctgtCCAACATGTCTTGAACATTAATCATGGCAAAAAAAGTTAAGTAAACGTTTCCAAGATAGACATTCTGCATCATAGGATCCTTTTGCTGAACAATCCCTTTAAAACCTGCTGAGTGGAAGAAGTGATCCTGAGGATAATTATTTGCTTGGTTGTCTTGAGTGCTTATTTCCTGATAAACTCATTGTCCGTGACCTCTGCCTAAGCACTGGTTTTGCTGGGAGTTCCAAGTCTTCAAATACAGGATTCTCTATGATTGCTGCAGCCTCTGGTCTTTCAGTGGGACTTGGAGAGAGCATGTCCTTCACCATGGtgtactgaaagaaaacatgagatgTGTGTGTTTCAATTCATAAATTCACCCTTAATGTTCTGACTTCAGCTGTCTGTATGAACAACTAGAAAGTGTTCCCAGTTGCTTTCTTAGTAATTTGGGTATTAGTATCTTGGCACAGTAATCAGAAACACTTTAGATGTTTGAAAACGTATCACTGTGCATTCCTTGAATTGCCTTCACTATCAACGACTACAATCTATTTGTCAAATCAAATCTGACCCAAGATTCGATAGTTATAAAGCCTTTACATTATTTGGAATCAtaaggattttaaaacaaatgaaatgtaattcaTGAGTAGTTTTCAGCTTCATGCTTAAGCCTGTCGTGATTAAAGCCACGCAAGTAATTTTTCATGATGAGTTagaagttttcctttaaatatacaGGTAGtttgaaaatctgtctttaaGTCAGAATTACTTAACAAAGCATCTTTCagagtagaaaacaaaaatgtcctgttccagctgagcacagcagcttgAATTCCTCCAGACAGCCTGCAGCTGTAAAGCAAAAAAGGCTCGTCTCATTTAGCTAGTGGTGTGAAGCTACCgagaaaaccccaaaccactTCAGCTTTCTACTGGGGAGGTTTTGTACATCACCTCCTCTTTTTATCTGAAACCGTATCGTTTCA
It includes:
- the LOC118248325 gene encoding octopamine receptor-like, coding for MARFEDFNSGRMLMDKNESWLSNFSSAASSLVKGGGNRVGVGLQEVVIGLILTLIDLVTLLGNTVVFICPVVEKRLRTVTYMFIMSLAMADFLVACLVMPFSIIYEVTGMWLFGKLFCKVWISFDVMFCTASIVTLCFISLDRYCSVVTPYHYSRRMSRGRCIVMTCAVWVYSSLISFLPVMQGWNEIPGVDFDAGTECIFVTNWIFAIVASALAFFVPFMVMCSMYFFIYRASRLKATRIMSQTLELHYHPNSKRQNHLQLENKATRTISIIISVFVLCWLPYFVLNVWLAARGTHSASTVLVDTFKVITWLGYCNSTINPMLYAFLNRDFQRALKKLLICRPRSQVDIGEDMVSIATFSRTAPDLEYSITVPVPNGVLKGKPKQ